In Sphingomonas sp. BGYR3, the genomic stretch TCGCCTAATCCTGGTATTCGGCGCGGGCGGCGACCGCGATGTCGGCAAGCGCGAGGAAATGGGCGAGGTTGCAGCGGCCGAGGCCGATCATGTGATCGTCACCGACGACAATCCCCGGTCTGAAGATCCCGCCGCGATCCGCGCCATGGTGCTGGCCGGCGCGCCGGGTGCGCTGGAGGTGGGGGACCGCCGCGCGGCGATTGCCGCCGCCATTGCAGAGGCGGGCGCGACCGATATCGTGCTGATCGCTGGCAAGGGGCACGAACAGGGGCAGATCGTGGGCGACCGGGTGCTGCCGTTCGACGATGTTTCCGTGGCGCGGGAGTGCGCGGGCGCATGACCTTGTGGACCGCAGCCGAAATCGCCGCTGCCACCGGGGGCACTGCCTCGGCCGATTTTACCGTCACCGGCGTCACCTTCGACAGCCGCGAGGTGCAAACCGGCGACCTGTTCATCGCCATGAAGGGCGAGGCGAGCGACGGCCATCGCTATCTGGATCAGGCGATGGCTCGCGGTGCGGCCGGCCTGATCGTCAGCGAGCCGACGGATCATCCCCATGTCCGCGTGGCCGACGGGTTTGCCGCACTGAACGCCCTTGGCGTGGCGGCGCGCACCCGGATGACGGGTACGGTCATCGGCGTCACCGGTTCGGTCGGCAAGACGGGGACGAAAGAGGCGCTGTTCGCCGCGCTGGACCGGACGGCACCGGGCGCGGTCCATCGGTCGGTCAAAAGCTACAACAACCATACCGGCGTTCCGCTCAGCCTGTCGCGCGCACCCGCCGCCAGCCGGTTCGGCGTGTTCGAAATGGGCATGAACCATGCCGGAGAGATCGCGGCCCTGACCCGGATGGTCCGCCCGCACGTCGCGGTCATCACCGCAATCGCCCCCGCCCATATCGAGTTTTTCAAGGACGAAAGCGGCATCGCCGACGCCAAGGGTGAGATTTTTCAGGGGCTTGAACCCGGCGGTACGGCGGTCGTGCCGTTCGACAGCGTGCATCGCGACCGGCTGATCGGCCATGCCCGGCCCCATGCCGGGCGGATCGTGACGTTCGGGACTGGCGAGGGCGCGGACGTGCGCGCGCTGGACGTGGTGCGCACGCTGACCGGCGGCAGCGAGGTGACGGCAA encodes the following:
- the murF gene encoding UDP-N-acetylmuramoyl-tripeptide--D-alanyl-D-alanine ligase — its product is MTLWTAAEIAAATGGTASADFTVTGVTFDSREVQTGDLFIAMKGEASDGHRYLDQAMARGAAGLIVSEPTDHPHVRVADGFAALNALGVAARTRMTGTVIGVTGSVGKTGTKEALFAALDRTAPGAVHRSVKSYNNHTGVPLSLSRAPAASRFGVFEMGMNHAGEIAALTRMVRPHVAVITAIAPAHIEFFKDESGIADAKGEIFQGLEPGGTAVVPFDSVHRDRLIGHARPHAGRIVTFGTGEGADVRALDVVRTLTGGSEVTAKVGDRQLTYRIGMPGAHWVSNSLAVLAAVDAAGGDLALAGLALADMADLPGRGARVGIAVGGGHALLIDESYNANAASMRATLAVLAAEPATRRAVVLGEMRELGDQSAALHAALADPVVAADVRFAVLVGEGMAPLAKALEGRVEMVHVPDATAATAAIGPWLAPGDVVLVKGSNGVRLATLVAALAGKN